In Streptomyces chartreusis NRRL 3882, the following are encoded in one genomic region:
- a CDS encoding GNAT family N-acetyltransferase: MSGTPSPSLPYVVRVAEGPADREACFAVRKEVFVGEQGVPEDIEYDAYDSGAVHVLAVRGDGVPLGTGRLLLGEAAVAQTGADASVGSLGRLAVAAHARGLGVGVALVRAIEDAARARGLAAVDLHAQTHALGFYERLGYEAYGPEYLEAGIPHQGMRRSL, encoded by the coding sequence ATGAGCGGGACGCCGTCGCCGTCGCTGCCGTACGTGGTGCGGGTCGCCGAGGGCCCGGCCGACCGTGAGGCGTGCTTCGCGGTGCGCAAGGAGGTGTTCGTCGGCGAGCAGGGCGTGCCGGAGGACATCGAGTACGACGCGTACGACTCGGGGGCCGTCCATGTGCTGGCGGTCCGGGGGGACGGCGTGCCGCTCGGGACGGGGCGGCTGCTGCTCGGGGAGGCGGCCGTGGCACAGACGGGAGCCGACGCGTCCGTGGGCTCCCTCGGCCGGCTCGCCGTGGCCGCCCACGCGCGCGGACTCGGTGTCGGCGTCGCCCTGGTGCGGGCCATCGAGGACGCGGCACGCGCGCGTGGCCTCGCCGCCGTGGACCTGCACGCCCAGACCCACGCGCTGGGCTTCTACGAGCGGCTCGGCTACGAGGCCTACGGGCCGGAGTACTTGGAGGCGGGCATTCCGCACCAGGGGATGCGGCGTTCGCTTTAG